One genomic region from Prunus persica cultivar Lovell chromosome G3, Prunus_persica_NCBIv2, whole genome shotgun sequence encodes:
- the LOC18779715 gene encoding uncharacterized protein LOC18779715 isoform X1 yields MQRLKLKPMLSPTLQRSLCSHVPFLFCLKINSFSSSSSSSSSLQCSPWTGLQTWRESPLNENRCWGPKGPKPQPLQSQPSSLNSDDCPMVSSVSSLAELGALVLSTSDPLAKSKLSHLAFSRWRLENLPIGSCEPPPRPARPLKPQLVSPKEIPAPKNSGLPLNAYMLHNLAHVELNAIDLAWDTVVRFSPFSETLGEGFFADFSHVADDESRHFAWCSQRLAELGFNYGDMPAHNLLWRECEKSSENVAARLAVIPLVQEARGLDAGPRLVQKLVGFGDLRTSDIVARIADEEVAHVAVGVHWFVDVCQKMDCTPSSAFKDLLKEYNVELRGPFNYSARDEAGIPRDWYDLPTNDQDKNKKKDKTGKLTEVYDRLASIISIESENSSLNRP; encoded by the exons ATGCAGCGTCTGAAACTGAAACCCATGCTTTCTCCAACATTACAACGCTCCTTGTGCTCCCATGTCCCTTTCTTATTCTGCCTCAAAATCaactccttttcttcttcttcttcttcttcttcttccttgcaATGTTCACCTTGGACAGGTCTGCAAACCTGGAGAGAGTCCCCACTCAATGAGAATCGTTGCTGGGGACCCAAAGGCCCAAAACCTCAGCCGCTGCAGTCACAGCCGTCTTCTCTTAACAGCGATGACTGTCCAATGGTGTCATCAGTTTCCTCTCTTGCAGAGCTTGGTGCTCTGGTTCTCTCCACCAGTGACCCTCTCGCCAAATCCAAGCTTTCCCATCTTGCTTTTTCCAGGTGGCGCCTAGAGAACCTTCCAATTGGCTCGTGTGAACCCCCTCCTCGACCCGCTCGCCCTCTCAAACCTCAACTG GTTTCCCCGAAAGAAATTCCAGCTCCCAAGAACTCGGGTTTGCCTCTTAATGCTTATATGCTTCATAATCTTGCTCATGTTGAGCTCAATGCGATTGACTTGGCTTGGGATACTGTTGTTCGTTTTTCACCTTTTAGTGAGACTCTAGGGGAGGGATTTTTTGCTGACTTTTCTCATGTCGCTGACGATGAGAGTCGCCATTTTGCTTGGTGTTCTCAGAGACTTGCTGAACTTGGTTTCAA TTATGGAGACATGCCTGCTCATAATCTGCTTTGGAGGGAGTGTGAGAAATCATCTGAAAATGTTGCTGCCCGTTTGGCAGTGATCCCTCTAGTCCAG GAAGCTCGAGGACTAGATGCTGGACCACGACTTGTGCAAAAATTGGTTGGCTTTGGAGATCTCAGGACATCAGACATTGTAGCTAGAATTGCTGATGAAGAAGTTGCACATGTGGCTGTTGGAGTCCATTGGTTTGTTGATGTCTGTCAGAAAATGGATTGTACCCCATCTTCCGCATTTAAAG ACTTGTTAAAAGAGTATAATGTGGAGTTGAGAGGGCCCTTCAATTATTCTGCTCGTGATGAGGCTGGAATTCCTCGTGATTG GTATGACTTACCTACAAATGACCAGgataagaataagaaaaaggaTAAAACTGGGAAGCTTACGGAG GTTTATGATAGGCTTGCTTCCATAATTTCCATAGAGAGTGAGAACTCAAGTTTGAACAGGCCTTAG
- the LOC18779715 gene encoding uncharacterized protein LOC18779715 isoform X3, whose product MQRLKLKPMLSPTLQRSLCSHVPFLFCLKINSFSSSSSSSSSLQCSPWTGLQTWRESPLNENRCWGPKGPKPQPLQSQPSSLNSDDCPMVSSVSSLAELGALVLSTSDPLAKSKLSHLAFSRWRLENLPIGSCEPPPRPARPLKPQLVSPKEIPAPKNSGLPLNAYMLHNLAHVELNAIDLAWDTVVRFSPFSETLGEGFFADFSHVADDESRHFAWCSQRLAELGFNYGDMPAHNLLWRECEKSSENVAARLAVIPLVQEARGLDAGPRLVQKLVGFGDLRTSDIVARIADEEVAHVAVGVHWFVDVCQKMDCTPSSAFKGMTYLQMTRIRIRKRIKLGSLRRFMIGLLP is encoded by the exons ATGCAGCGTCTGAAACTGAAACCCATGCTTTCTCCAACATTACAACGCTCCTTGTGCTCCCATGTCCCTTTCTTATTCTGCCTCAAAATCaactccttttcttcttcttcttcttcttcttcttccttgcaATGTTCACCTTGGACAGGTCTGCAAACCTGGAGAGAGTCCCCACTCAATGAGAATCGTTGCTGGGGACCCAAAGGCCCAAAACCTCAGCCGCTGCAGTCACAGCCGTCTTCTCTTAACAGCGATGACTGTCCAATGGTGTCATCAGTTTCCTCTCTTGCAGAGCTTGGTGCTCTGGTTCTCTCCACCAGTGACCCTCTCGCCAAATCCAAGCTTTCCCATCTTGCTTTTTCCAGGTGGCGCCTAGAGAACCTTCCAATTGGCTCGTGTGAACCCCCTCCTCGACCCGCTCGCCCTCTCAAACCTCAACTG GTTTCCCCGAAAGAAATTCCAGCTCCCAAGAACTCGGGTTTGCCTCTTAATGCTTATATGCTTCATAATCTTGCTCATGTTGAGCTCAATGCGATTGACTTGGCTTGGGATACTGTTGTTCGTTTTTCACCTTTTAGTGAGACTCTAGGGGAGGGATTTTTTGCTGACTTTTCTCATGTCGCTGACGATGAGAGTCGCCATTTTGCTTGGTGTTCTCAGAGACTTGCTGAACTTGGTTTCAA TTATGGAGACATGCCTGCTCATAATCTGCTTTGGAGGGAGTGTGAGAAATCATCTGAAAATGTTGCTGCCCGTTTGGCAGTGATCCCTCTAGTCCAG GAAGCTCGAGGACTAGATGCTGGACCACGACTTGTGCAAAAATTGGTTGGCTTTGGAGATCTCAGGACATCAGACATTGTAGCTAGAATTGCTGATGAAGAAGTTGCACATGTGGCTGTTGGAGTCCATTGGTTTGTTGATGTCTGTCAGAAAATGGATTGTACCCCATCTTCCGCATTTAAAG GTATGACTTACCTACAAATGACCAGgataagaataagaaaaaggaTAAAACTGGGAAGCTTACGGAG GTTTATGATAGGCTTGCTTCCATAA
- the LOC18779715 gene encoding uncharacterized protein LOC18779715 isoform X2 — MQRLKLKPMLSPTLQRSLCSHVPFLFCLKINSFSSSSSSSSSLQCSPWTGLQTWRESPLNENRCWGPKGPKPQPLQSQPSSLNSDDCPMVSSVSSLAELGALVLSTSDPLAKSKLSHLAFSRWRLENLPIGSCEPPPRPARPLKPQLVSPKEIPAPKNSGLPLNAYMLHNLAHVELNAIDLAWDTVVRFSPFSETLGEGFFADFSHVADDESRHFAWCSQRLAELGFNYGDMPAHNLLWRECEKSSENVAARLAVIPLVQEARGLDAGPRLVQKLVGFGDLRTSDIVARIADEEVAHVAVGVHWFVDVCQKMDCTPSSAFKGMTYLQMTRIRIRKRIKLGSLRRYVILALHAPWN, encoded by the exons ATGCAGCGTCTGAAACTGAAACCCATGCTTTCTCCAACATTACAACGCTCCTTGTGCTCCCATGTCCCTTTCTTATTCTGCCTCAAAATCaactccttttcttcttcttcttcttcttcttcttccttgcaATGTTCACCTTGGACAGGTCTGCAAACCTGGAGAGAGTCCCCACTCAATGAGAATCGTTGCTGGGGACCCAAAGGCCCAAAACCTCAGCCGCTGCAGTCACAGCCGTCTTCTCTTAACAGCGATGACTGTCCAATGGTGTCATCAGTTTCCTCTCTTGCAGAGCTTGGTGCTCTGGTTCTCTCCACCAGTGACCCTCTCGCCAAATCCAAGCTTTCCCATCTTGCTTTTTCCAGGTGGCGCCTAGAGAACCTTCCAATTGGCTCGTGTGAACCCCCTCCTCGACCCGCTCGCCCTCTCAAACCTCAACTG GTTTCCCCGAAAGAAATTCCAGCTCCCAAGAACTCGGGTTTGCCTCTTAATGCTTATATGCTTCATAATCTTGCTCATGTTGAGCTCAATGCGATTGACTTGGCTTGGGATACTGTTGTTCGTTTTTCACCTTTTAGTGAGACTCTAGGGGAGGGATTTTTTGCTGACTTTTCTCATGTCGCTGACGATGAGAGTCGCCATTTTGCTTGGTGTTCTCAGAGACTTGCTGAACTTGGTTTCAA TTATGGAGACATGCCTGCTCATAATCTGCTTTGGAGGGAGTGTGAGAAATCATCTGAAAATGTTGCTGCCCGTTTGGCAGTGATCCCTCTAGTCCAG GAAGCTCGAGGACTAGATGCTGGACCACGACTTGTGCAAAAATTGGTTGGCTTTGGAGATCTCAGGACATCAGACATTGTAGCTAGAATTGCTGATGAAGAAGTTGCACATGTGGCTGTTGGAGTCCATTGGTTTGTTGATGTCTGTCAGAAAATGGATTGTACCCCATCTTCCGCATTTAAAG GTATGACTTACCTACAAATGACCAGgataagaataagaaaaaggaTAAAACTGGGAAGCTTACGGAGGTATGTGATCCTAGCATTACATGCTCCGTGGAACTAA
- the LOC18779603 gene encoding transcription factor GTE4 isoform X1, with the protein MASEPIVGEGDGAREKQRYTESKVYTRKAFKGPKKKSIDNNTTKPTEANPTATTATATTTTAVTAPSVTTTTTADDNNINKNDNHHHEKDNNINQNDNNKSDKQDNNKKNDENENSSQPPPPQTIASEEGNSAQQQQLLPPPDAAASGDSSSLNRQEVAVAVVEPESRDPPVENGLAKEGPENRMKINLASRSKQEMRELRRKLESELDMVRSLVKRIEAKQGQIGGFNLSLVTNEGVNNSSAVLRRVHSEVASVGVPREVTRPLHQLSISVLENSQGMSDIVEKEKRTPKANQFYHNSEFLLAKDKFPPAESNKKSKLNGKKHGGGDLGQGYGMGSKFFKSCSSLLEKLMKHKHGWVFNEPVDAAKLGLHDYHIIIKHPMDLGTIKSRLNKNWYKSPKEFAEDVRLTFHNAMTYNPQGQDVHVMAEQLSRIFEDRWAIIESDYNREMRFGYDYGASLPTPTSRKAPPLPPPPLDMRRILDRSESISHHVDPKPKPMTITPRTPAPKKPKAKDPHKRDMTYEEKQKLSTSLQSLPSEKLDSIVQIIKRRNSDLFQHDDEIEVDIDSVDVETLWELDRFVTNYKKSLSKHKRKAEMAMQARAETEQNVQQQIQDPIVAEVPKETKTADEKIISSSTPIQGDNQGDNRSRSSSSSSSSSDSGSSSSDSDSDSSSASGSDAGSPRT; encoded by the exons ATGGCTTCGGAGCCTATAGTAGGAGAAGGTGATGGAGCCAGAGAGAAGCAGAGGTACACGGAGAGCAAGGTATATACTCGAAAGGCTTTCAAAGGCCCCAAGAAGAAGAGCATCGACAACAACACCACCAAACCCACAGAGGCCAACCCAACAGCCACAACCGCCACCGCCACAACCACCACCGCCGTAACCGCCCCCTCCgtcaccacaaccaccaccgcCGACGACAATAACATCAACAAGAACGACAACCACCACCACGAGAAAGACAACAACATCAACCAGAACGACAACAACAAGAGCGACAAGCAGGATAATAACAAGAAGAATGATGAGAATGAGAATTCGTCCCAGCCTCCTCCGCCTCAGACCATTGCGTCTGAGGAGGGGAATTCCgctcagcagcagcagctccTTCCGCCGCCTGATGCTGCTGCCTCTGGCGATTCCTCCAGCCTGAACCGGCAAGAGGTGGCCGTGGCAGTGGTGGAACCTGAAAGTCGGGATCCACCTGTGGAAAATGGGCTGGCGAAGGAGGGGCCGGAGAACCGAATGAAGATTAATTTGGCTTCAAGGTCGAAGCAGGAGATGCGTGAGCTTCGGAGGAAGCTTGAGAGTGAGCTTGATATGGTGCGGAGTTTGGTGAAGAGGATTGAGGCCAAACAGGGGCAGATTGGTGGGTTTAATCTCTCCCTTGTAACGAATGAGGGGGTCAATAATAGTAGTGCAGTGCTGAGACGGGTTCACTCTGAGGTTGCTTCGGTTGGTGTTCCCCGTGAAGTTACTAGGCCTTTGCATCAGCTGAGTATCTCAGTGTTGGAGAATAGTCAGGGAATGAGTGATATTgtggagaaagagaagagaaccCCCAAGGCGAACCAGTTCTATCATAATTCTGAGTTTTTGTTGGCTAAGGATAAGTTTCCGCCTGCTGAGAGTAATAAGAAGTCGAAATTGAATGGGAAGAAGCATGGTGGAGGAGATTTAGGGCAAGGGTATGGCATGGGAAGCAAGTTTTTCAAGAGTTGCAGTTCTTTGCTTGAAAAATTGATGAAACACAAGCATGGTTGGGTGTTTAATGAACCTGTTGATGCTGCCAAGCTTGGTTTGCACGATTATCACATCATTATCAAGCACCCAATGGACTTGGGTACCATTAAGTCGAGGCTGAACAAGAATTGGTACAAATCTCCGAAAGAATTTGCAGAGGATGTGAGACTTACATTTCACAATGCCATGACTTATAACCCACAAGGGCAGGATGTTCATGTTATGGCAGAGCAGCTATCCAGGATATTTGAGGACAGGTGGGCTATCATAGAGTCAGATTATAATCGTGAGATGAGGTTTGGATATGATTATGGGGCTAGTCTTCCTACACCTACATCAAGAAAGGCACCTCCACTGCCACCACCTCCTCTTGACATGCGAAGGATTTTGGACAGGTCTGAGTCTATCTCTCATCATGTTGATCCCAAGCCAAAGCCCATGACTATTACTCCTAGAACCCCCGCTCCAAAGAAGCCTAAGGCTAAAGATCCTCATAAAAGGGACATGACTTatgaggaaaaacaaaagcttaGCACAAGCCTCCAGAGTCTACCTTCAGAGAAGCTGGATTCCATTGTACAGATTATTAAGAGGAGGAATTCTGACCTATTCCAGCatgatgatgaaattgaaGTGGACATTGATAGCGTTGATGTTGAGACCCTGTGGGAGCTTGATAGGTTTGTAACCAACTACAAGAAGAGTTTGAGCAAACACAAGCGGAAAGCTGAAATGGCTATGCAAGCCAGAGCAGAAACTGAGCAGAATGTCCAGCAGCAG ATCCAGGACCCCATTGTGGCAGAGGTGcccaaagaaaccaaaacag CAGATGAAAAgattatttcttcttcaacacCCATTCAAGGGGATAACCAGGGTGATAATAGGAGTAGGTCAAGTAGTTCAAGCAGCTCTAGCAGTGATTCTGGATCTTCCTCTAGTG ACTCAGATAGTGATAGTTCGTCAGCATCTGGATCAGATGCGGGGTCGCCGAGGACTTAA
- the LOC18779603 gene encoding transcription factor GTE4 isoform X2, with protein MASEPIVGEGDGAREKQRYTESKVYTRKAFKGPKKKSIDNNTTKPTEANPTATTATATTTTAVTAPSVTTTTTADDNNINKNDNHHHEKDNNINQNDNNKSDKQDNNKKNDENENSSQPPPPQTIASEEGNSAQQQQLLPPPDAAASGDSSSLNRQEVAVAVVEPESRDPPVENGLAKEGPENRMKINLASRSKQEMRELRRKLESELDMVRSLVKRIEAKQGQIGGFNLSLVTNEGVNNSSAVLRRVHSEVASVGVPREVTRPLHQLSISVLENSQGMSDIVEKEKRTPKANQFYHNSEFLLAKDKFPPAESNKKSKLNGKKHGGGDLGQGYGMGSKFFKSCSSLLEKLMKHKHGWVFNEPVDAAKLGLHDYHIIIKHPMDLGTIKSRLNKNWYKSPKEFAEDVRLTFHNAMTYNPQGQDVHVMAEQLSRIFEDRWAIIESDYNREMRFGYDYGASLPTPTSRKAPPLPPPPLDMRRILDRSESISHHVDPKPKPMTITPRTPAPKKPKAKDPHKRDMTYEEKQKLSTSLQSLPSEKLDSIVQIIKRRNSDLFQHDDEIEVDIDSVDVETLWELDRFVTNYKKSLSKHKRKAEMAMQARAETEQNVQQQIQDPIVAEVPKETKTDEKIISSSTPIQGDNQGDNRSRSSSSSSSSSDSGSSSSDSDSDSSSASGSDAGSPRT; from the exons ATGGCTTCGGAGCCTATAGTAGGAGAAGGTGATGGAGCCAGAGAGAAGCAGAGGTACACGGAGAGCAAGGTATATACTCGAAAGGCTTTCAAAGGCCCCAAGAAGAAGAGCATCGACAACAACACCACCAAACCCACAGAGGCCAACCCAACAGCCACAACCGCCACCGCCACAACCACCACCGCCGTAACCGCCCCCTCCgtcaccacaaccaccaccgcCGACGACAATAACATCAACAAGAACGACAACCACCACCACGAGAAAGACAACAACATCAACCAGAACGACAACAACAAGAGCGACAAGCAGGATAATAACAAGAAGAATGATGAGAATGAGAATTCGTCCCAGCCTCCTCCGCCTCAGACCATTGCGTCTGAGGAGGGGAATTCCgctcagcagcagcagctccTTCCGCCGCCTGATGCTGCTGCCTCTGGCGATTCCTCCAGCCTGAACCGGCAAGAGGTGGCCGTGGCAGTGGTGGAACCTGAAAGTCGGGATCCACCTGTGGAAAATGGGCTGGCGAAGGAGGGGCCGGAGAACCGAATGAAGATTAATTTGGCTTCAAGGTCGAAGCAGGAGATGCGTGAGCTTCGGAGGAAGCTTGAGAGTGAGCTTGATATGGTGCGGAGTTTGGTGAAGAGGATTGAGGCCAAACAGGGGCAGATTGGTGGGTTTAATCTCTCCCTTGTAACGAATGAGGGGGTCAATAATAGTAGTGCAGTGCTGAGACGGGTTCACTCTGAGGTTGCTTCGGTTGGTGTTCCCCGTGAAGTTACTAGGCCTTTGCATCAGCTGAGTATCTCAGTGTTGGAGAATAGTCAGGGAATGAGTGATATTgtggagaaagagaagagaaccCCCAAGGCGAACCAGTTCTATCATAATTCTGAGTTTTTGTTGGCTAAGGATAAGTTTCCGCCTGCTGAGAGTAATAAGAAGTCGAAATTGAATGGGAAGAAGCATGGTGGAGGAGATTTAGGGCAAGGGTATGGCATGGGAAGCAAGTTTTTCAAGAGTTGCAGTTCTTTGCTTGAAAAATTGATGAAACACAAGCATGGTTGGGTGTTTAATGAACCTGTTGATGCTGCCAAGCTTGGTTTGCACGATTATCACATCATTATCAAGCACCCAATGGACTTGGGTACCATTAAGTCGAGGCTGAACAAGAATTGGTACAAATCTCCGAAAGAATTTGCAGAGGATGTGAGACTTACATTTCACAATGCCATGACTTATAACCCACAAGGGCAGGATGTTCATGTTATGGCAGAGCAGCTATCCAGGATATTTGAGGACAGGTGGGCTATCATAGAGTCAGATTATAATCGTGAGATGAGGTTTGGATATGATTATGGGGCTAGTCTTCCTACACCTACATCAAGAAAGGCACCTCCACTGCCACCACCTCCTCTTGACATGCGAAGGATTTTGGACAGGTCTGAGTCTATCTCTCATCATGTTGATCCCAAGCCAAAGCCCATGACTATTACTCCTAGAACCCCCGCTCCAAAGAAGCCTAAGGCTAAAGATCCTCATAAAAGGGACATGACTTatgaggaaaaacaaaagcttaGCACAAGCCTCCAGAGTCTACCTTCAGAGAAGCTGGATTCCATTGTACAGATTATTAAGAGGAGGAATTCTGACCTATTCCAGCatgatgatgaaattgaaGTGGACATTGATAGCGTTGATGTTGAGACCCTGTGGGAGCTTGATAGGTTTGTAACCAACTACAAGAAGAGTTTGAGCAAACACAAGCGGAAAGCTGAAATGGCTATGCAAGCCAGAGCAGAAACTGAGCAGAATGTCCAGCAGCAG ATCCAGGACCCCATTGTGGCAGAGGTGcccaaagaaaccaaaacag ATGAAAAgattatttcttcttcaacacCCATTCAAGGGGATAACCAGGGTGATAATAGGAGTAGGTCAAGTAGTTCAAGCAGCTCTAGCAGTGATTCTGGATCTTCCTCTAGTG ACTCAGATAGTGATAGTTCGTCAGCATCTGGATCAGATGCGGGGTCGCCGAGGACTTAA